The following coding sequences lie in one Metallumcola ferriviriculae genomic window:
- a CDS encoding diguanylate cyclase: MFRSTEKKLWYIIAFAGIPYLFLLLMLKTIQTNMRPLFFLVAFVFIFDWIFIPFYFFQNRFTWWKKLITVGLNVVLSFVFIEFTGGAASVFYPGFYYLPVLIACVYGGLWESLATAILVIVLSIYGFEWQILYSGYYLAAHSLTLFLVAVVLGFVIGEEKKQRWENERMARKLKLAYEELSSSHSQLKAYTEIVEDMNDEMEHLAVTDDLTLLYNYRYFQNCLERMIRQKNTHPIALIMLDIDHFKKVNDGWGHLVGNKVLVRIAEIIRSLVRDNDVVVRYGGEEFAILLPNTGSKGAHMVAERIRETVAGEVFYELDGEELRGTVSQGITIFPEEAADPSVLISNADKAMYCAKKMGRNRVVLFKDIDDKQQSR, encoded by the coding sequence ATGTTTCGATCTACGGAAAAAAAACTGTGGTATATAATCGCTTTTGCGGGTATTCCGTACCTGTTCTTGCTTTTGATGCTCAAAACCATACAAACAAATATGCGCCCGCTTTTCTTTTTAGTCGCCTTTGTATTTATTTTTGACTGGATATTTATACCGTTCTATTTTTTTCAGAATAGATTTACTTGGTGGAAGAAGCTTATTACCGTCGGGTTAAATGTGGTATTGTCCTTTGTGTTTATTGAGTTTACCGGTGGAGCGGCCAGCGTCTTTTATCCGGGATTTTATTACCTGCCCGTTTTGATCGCCTGTGTCTATGGGGGGTTGTGGGAAAGTCTTGCTACAGCGATATTGGTAATTGTATTAAGCATTTATGGTTTTGAATGGCAGATACTGTATAGCGGTTATTATTTGGCTGCTCATTCGCTTACTCTATTTTTGGTGGCCGTAGTGCTGGGATTTGTCATTGGTGAAGAAAAGAAACAGCGGTGGGAGAATGAAAGAATGGCCCGGAAGCTGAAGCTCGCCTATGAGGAGCTCAGCTCTTCACATTCACAACTGAAAGCTTATACGGAAATAGTAGAAGATATGAATGACGAAATGGAACACCTGGCAGTTACTGATGACCTTACGTTACTATATAATTACCGATATTTCCAAAACTGCTTGGAACGGATGATCCGGCAAAAAAATACCCATCCCATCGCTTTGATAATGCTTGATATAGACCATTTTAAAAAGGTCAACGATGGTTGGGGTCACTTGGTGGGGAATAAGGTGTTGGTTCGTATTGCGGAGATTATTCGCAGCTTGGTGCGGGACAATGATGTGGTGGTACGCTACGGCGGTGAAGAATTTGCCATTTTACTGCCTAATACGGGTAGCAAAGGTGCTCATATGGTTGCCGAAAGAATCCGAGAAACTGTCGCCGGGGAAGTTTTTTATGAATTGGATGGTGAGGAACTGCGGGGAACGGTGAGCCAGGGAATTACAATCTTTCCTGAGGAGGCTGCGGACCCCAGTGTTCTTATTAGTAACGCTGATAAGGCGATGTATTGCGCCAAGAAAATGGGGCGTAACCGGGTAGTTTTATTTAAAGATATCGACGATAAGCAGCAATCACGATAA
- a CDS encoding DEAD/DEAH box helicase: MSSLKCFLYIAWSDAAYRVGISHDPMLDLKFLQQKGYRQMQILSQAIPIGLADFLLGQVANERQRLGQPYINQALANHRPLVKQAVKMWLKYEWRHPIEEVVESIYKKLRKLGDKLQVDILSRREEIAGAEVADCSLPEDMDLDSLRQVLDGRLLFLEEIEQVLLERKIRLQADLETVLQCLFLQGDIDFIPGITWEGEHLRCQRCGQSDNIRQTQCFSCGEYHCYYCEGCLSTGESRLCKPLYGKRAGCRGVQGEAISVRLDFSLSRAQKDTASALKTFVRNDKERYCLVWAVCGAGKTEVSFWAVAEALNNGGKVLYVSPRKGVVTELLPRFKKAFPGIQPALLHGGIREKYTDSPLTFATTHQTIRFYRRFDLVILDEVDAYPYQGAAVLHHAVQRATRETGKTIYLTATPTSDLMRRVNTGEVKLVRIPARYHGYPLPEPEILVEKALHSDNDGQVVLPQAVLELIHLTVEGDLAQLFVFVPSVFLAQRVGETLQQLVGKPPFNDFAGEWVQYSHSKDPLREEKRKRFSRGDFPIFVSTTIMERGITVPRTNVVVLFAEKDRIFDTGTLVQMAGRAGRSAENPFGRVWFVGARTTPSMKTAVEWVKNMNQEAYQLGYLREDLYRSTGERG, encoded by the coding sequence ATGTCTAGCTTGAAGTGTTTCCTGTACATAGCCTGGAGCGACGCAGCTTATCGGGTGGGAATCAGCCATGACCCCATGTTAGATTTAAAGTTCTTACAACAAAAAGGATACAGGCAGATGCAGATCCTATCCCAAGCCATACCGATCGGCTTGGCAGATTTTCTTCTGGGTCAAGTTGCTAATGAGCGCCAGCGCTTGGGACAACCATATATTAATCAAGCCTTGGCCAATCACAGACCGCTGGTTAAACAGGCGGTAAAAATGTGGTTGAAATATGAATGGCGGCACCCGATTGAAGAAGTAGTGGAAAGTATCTACAAAAAATTGCGGAAATTAGGAGATAAACTTCAGGTAGATATTCTGTCACGACGGGAAGAAATTGCTGGAGCGGAAGTTGCTGATTGCTCACTGCCTGAAGACATGGACTTAGATAGTTTGCGCCAGGTGTTAGACGGCAGGCTTCTTTTTCTGGAAGAAATAGAGCAGGTGTTATTGGAAAGAAAAATTCGTCTGCAGGCAGACCTAGAAACAGTGCTGCAGTGTCTCTTTCTGCAGGGGGATATTGACTTTATTCCGGGTATTACTTGGGAAGGGGAACATTTACGCTGTCAGCGCTGCGGGCAGAGTGATAATATTCGTCAAACCCAGTGTTTCAGCTGTGGGGAATATCATTGTTATTATTGTGAGGGTTGTCTTTCCACCGGAGAATCAAGATTATGTAAACCTCTCTATGGTAAAAGGGCTGGATGCCGTGGTGTGCAGGGTGAGGCGATTTCCGTACGCTTGGATTTTTCCCTCTCCCGGGCCCAAAAGGACACGGCTTCGGCGTTAAAGACCTTTGTACGAAATGATAAGGAAAGATACTGCCTGGTGTGGGCGGTGTGCGGTGCCGGTAAGACAGAGGTCAGTTTTTGGGCAGTGGCCGAGGCACTGAATAATGGTGGTAAAGTGCTTTATGTTTCGCCGCGCAAGGGCGTGGTCACGGAACTGCTGCCTCGTTTCAAGAAAGCATTTCCCGGTATTCAGCCTGCGCTTCTGCACGGGGGCATTAGGGAGAAATATACCGATTCGCCGCTGACCTTCGCTACAACCCATCAAACTATTCGATTTTACCGCCGTTTTGACCTGGTGATATTGGATGAGGTGGATGCTTATCCCTATCAGGGTGCTGCCGTACTACATCATGCGGTTCAGCGGGCAACCAGAGAGACAGGAAAAACTATTTATCTGACAGCCACCCCAACCTCTGATCTAATGCGAAGAGTCAATACCGGAGAAGTAAAACTAGTACGCATACCAGCTCGCTATCACGGTTATCCACTCCCTGAGCCGGAAATTTTGGTGGAGAAGGCTTTACACTCAGATAATGATGGGCAGGTGGTGCTACCTCAGGCGGTATTAGAACTAATCCATCTGACGGTGGAGGGTGACTTGGCTCAGTTATTTGTGTTTGTGCCGTCGGTTTTTTTGGCCCAAAGAGTAGGAGAAACCCTGCAGCAGTTGGTGGGTAAGCCGCCATTTAACGACTTCGCCGGCGAATGGGTGCAGTATAGTCATTCTAAAGATCCGCTGCGGGAGGAGAAAAGAAAACGGTTTTCTCGGGGCGATTTTCCTATTTTTGTTTCCACTACCATTATGGAGAGGGGTATTACGGTTCCGCGCACAAATGTAGTGGTTTTGTTTGCGGAAAAGGACCGGATATTTGATACCGGTACCTTAGTTCAGATGGCCGGTCGTGCCGGGCGGTCCGCGGAAAACCCTTTTGGGCGTGTATGGTTTGTCGGAGCAAGGACTACACCGAGTATGAAAACTGCTGTGGAGTGGGTTAAAAACATGAATCAGGAGGCTTATCAGTTAGGGTATTTACGGGAAGATTTGTACCGCAGCACTGGTGAGAGGGGGTAG
- a CDS encoding ComF family protein, with protein sequence MTWQDLWKVLLDLVYGHDGYCTLCGRKIREKEPVCSICRRNLAYLRAGYEKCTLCGRFILHGKLCVDCGEAAPVFLAVRTLGPYRGELKETLQRFKYRGQRSIAAGFAYLMAETLQSYLTQHRVDLIIPVPMYWRKQQSRNYNQANLLARELAHYLKVPLADSILLKVKDNPSQTKLAKEQRMANVSGVFRVASSGAVKDKNILLVDDIITTGSTISECAKMLTFAGAKEINVVSVAAGITASKEESDFDIGPA encoded by the coding sequence GTGACTTGGCAGGATTTATGGAAAGTTTTATTGGACCTGGTATATGGGCATGACGGTTACTGTACTCTATGTGGGCGTAAAATACGCGAAAAAGAACCGGTCTGCAGTATTTGCCGGCGAAATCTGGCGTATCTGCGTGCGGGATACGAAAAGTGCACATTGTGCGGGCGTTTTATTTTGCATGGGAAATTATGTGTAGATTGTGGAGAAGCGGCACCCGTTTTTTTAGCCGTTCGAACATTGGGTCCTTATCGGGGTGAGCTAAAAGAAACTCTGCAGCGCTTTAAATACCGCGGCCAGCGAAGTATAGCCGCTGGCTTTGCGTATCTGATGGCGGAAACACTGCAATCTTACTTGACCCAGCACAGGGTAGATCTGATTATTCCCGTACCAATGTACTGGCGCAAACAACAGAGCAGGAACTACAATCAGGCCAATTTGTTGGCCAGGGAATTGGCGCATTACTTAAAAGTGCCTTTGGCTGACAGTATCCTGCTTAAGGTGAAAGATAACCCGTCTCAAACAAAACTTGCTAAAGAACAAAGAATGGCCAATGTATCTGGCGTTTTTCGCGTGGCTTCATCGGGGGCGGTTAAAGATAAGAATATTTTGCTGGTGGATGATATTATTACCACTGGCAGTACCATCTCAGAATGCGCTAAAATGTTAACTTTTGCCGGAGCGAAGGAAATAAATGTGGTTAGTGTTGCTGCGGGTATTACTGCATCTAAAGAAGAGAGCGATTTCGACATTGGGCCAGCATAA
- a CDS encoding basic amino acid ABC transporter substrate-binding protein, producing the protein MKKYTKLVLLAMLALGLIVFAAGCGGEKAAEGDKVIVGTEAAYAPFEWQEDGEILGFDAEIIQAIVKEMGAELEHNHVAWDALYPSLNNGSIEAVISAMTITEEREEEVDFSDPYFEAMQIIALPDGSTIAGLEDLVGKKVGVQANTTGQYALEELDGMKDGDIQKYPTTPDAMMALATGELAAVVADSPVVLNYIKTNPEANLKTVTDDFDKEYYGIAVKQGNTELLEKINAALSTIKENGKYDEIYNKYFGE; encoded by the coding sequence ATGAAAAAGTATACTAAGTTAGTATTGTTGGCCATGTTGGCTTTAGGTTTGATAGTATTTGCTGCGGGATGCGGCGGCGAGAAGGCTGCAGAAGGGGACAAGGTTATAGTGGGCACTGAAGCTGCCTATGCTCCTTTTGAATGGCAGGAAGACGGCGAAATCCTGGGTTTCGATGCTGAAATAATTCAGGCAATTGTTAAAGAAATGGGTGCGGAGTTAGAGCATAATCATGTTGCCTGGGATGCTCTTTATCCTTCTTTGAACAATGGTTCAATTGAGGCAGTTATTTCCGCTATGACCATTACTGAGGAAAGAGAAGAAGAAGTAGATTTCTCTGATCCTTATTTTGAGGCTATGCAGATCATTGCCCTTCCGGATGGTTCCACCATTGCCGGGCTGGAAGACCTGGTAGGCAAGAAAGTAGGCGTTCAGGCCAATACTACCGGTCAATACGCACTGGAAGAATTGGATGGCATGAAGGATGGGGATATCCAAAAGTACCCAACTACCCCTGATGCGATGATGGCTTTAGCTACCGGCGAACTTGCTGCGGTTGTGGCAGACAGCCCGGTAGTGCTGAATTACATCAAGACTAACCCTGAAGCCAATTTAAAGACGGTGACCGACGATTTTGACAAAGAATATTATGGCATCGCTGTCAAGCAGGGTAACACAGAGTTATTGGAAAAAATCAATGCCGCTCTGAGTACGATCAAGGAGAACGGCAAATATGACGAAATCTATAATAAGTACTTTGGCGAATAA
- a CDS encoding amino acid ABC transporter permease — translation MDFKWDFVVDILPRLLYGSVLSMELTIIGIFIGIFIGLVISLFRLSSALPLKWVAKGYVDFFRGTPLLVQIMIIHFALPLVFGYTPVKFISGIAALGVNSGAYIAEIFRAGIQAVNKGQTEAARSLGMTWGQSMRYVILPQAFKISIPPLGNEFIALLKDSSLVFAISVEELMTTGRLIIGAKPRPTEVWITVAVLYLIMTRTISLLVNWTEKRFNTGNDVRL, via the coding sequence ATGGATTTTAAATGGGACTTTGTGGTTGACATACTGCCAAGGCTGCTATACGGCTCCGTACTTTCCATGGAACTGACTATAATTGGTATATTTATTGGCATTTTTATCGGTCTGGTTATCAGCCTTTTTCGTTTATCCAGCGCCTTGCCGTTAAAGTGGGTGGCCAAGGGGTATGTAGATTTCTTTCGGGGTACGCCGCTGCTGGTGCAGATAATGATTATTCATTTCGCTCTGCCATTGGTCTTTGGCTATACACCCGTAAAGTTTATTTCTGGTATAGCGGCACTGGGTGTTAACAGCGGTGCCTATATTGCGGAAATATTCCGCGCCGGAATCCAGGCGGTAAACAAAGGTCAGACGGAAGCTGCACGTTCATTGGGAATGACATGGGGACAATCCATGCGTTACGTTATTCTGCCCCAGGCATTTAAAATTAGTATCCCGCCTTTGGGTAACGAATTTATTGCCTTACTGAAGGACTCATCGCTTGTTTTTGCAATTTCCGTGGAGGAACTGATGACCACCGGGCGGTTGATTATCGGGGCTAAACCCCGTCCCACAGAGGTGTGGATCACCGTTGCAGTCCTTTACTTAATTATGACCCGTACTATTTCATTATTGGTTAACTGGACGGAAAAGAGATTTAATACCGGTAATGATGTAAGACTATAG
- a CDS encoding cold shock domain-containing protein, with protein MQGKVKWFDAKKGFGFIEREDGDDVFVHFSAIQDEGFKSLNEGEEVEFEIVEGPRGPQAANVVKL; from the coding sequence ATGCAAGGCAAAGTTAAGTGGTTCGATGCAAAAAAGGGCTTTGGATTTATTGAGAGAGAAGATGGTGACGATGTATTCGTACACTTCTCCGCTATTCAGGACGAAGGTTTCAAGAGCCTGAACGAAGGCGAAGAGGTAGAATTTGAAATCGTTGAAGGCCCTAGAGGACCTCAAGCTGCTAACGTGGTCAAATTATAA
- the hpf gene encoding ribosome hibernation-promoting factor, HPF/YfiA family has product MNIIVRGKQVNVTNALRQHVEKRVGKLEKYLDELEEAQVTLSVEKDRHRVEVTIPVKGIIIRGEEESGDMYGSVDAVIEKLEKQIKKYKTKLAKKTRLNGLRELVAQSQGNGADEEEEPQVLRTKRFAIKPMPVDEAIMQMNLLGHNFFVFSNAETEQVNVVYQRKDGNYGLIEPEF; this is encoded by the coding sequence GTGAATATCATTGTTCGAGGCAAGCAGGTAAATGTCACCAATGCCCTGCGCCAACACGTAGAAAAACGAGTGGGCAAACTGGAGAAGTATTTGGACGAGTTGGAAGAAGCTCAGGTAACCCTATCGGTAGAAAAGGATCGGCACCGGGTAGAGGTGACAATACCGGTTAAGGGCATAATTATCCGGGGGGAAGAAGAGTCAGGGGATATGTATGGCTCAGTCGATGCGGTAATTGAAAAACTGGAAAAACAAATTAAGAAATATAAGACCAAGCTGGCTAAAAAGACCCGCCTTAACGGTCTACGGGAGCTTGTCGCCCAGAGTCAGGGAAACGGCGCTGATGAAGAAGAGGAGCCTCAGGTACTGCGCACCAAACGATTTGCCATCAAACCAATGCCGGTGGATGAAGCTATCATGCAGATGAACTTGTTGGGACATAATTTCTTCGTTTTCTCTAATGCGGAAACCGAGCAGGTCAATGTGGTTTACCAACGTAAAGATGGTAATTACGGCTTAATAGAACCAGAATTTTAG